The proteins below are encoded in one region of Equus caballus isolate H_3958 breed thoroughbred chromosome 16, TB-T2T, whole genome shotgun sequence:
- the CCR9 gene encoding C-C chemokine receptor type 9, with amino-acid sequence MAPTEFTMLNLDMSEDYIYHSTYSVDDYANFNFTDLFCKKNNVRQFASYFLPPLYWLVFIVGALGNSLVILVYWYCTRVKTMTDMFLLNLAIADLLFLVTLPFWAIAAADQWKFQTFMCKVVNSMYKMNFYSCVLLIMCISVDRYIAIAQAMKAQTWRQKRLLYSKMVCFTVWVVAAMLCIPEILYSQIKEESDITICTMVYPSDESTKLKSTVLTLKVILGFFLPFVVMACCYTIIIHTLIQAKKSSKHKALRVTITVLTVFILSQFPYNCVLLVQTIDAYAMFISSCAISTNIDICFQVTQTIAFFHSCLNPVLYVFVGERFRRDLVKTLKNFGCISQAQWVSFTRREGSLKLSSMLLETTSGALSL; translated from the coding sequence ATGCTTAACCTTGATATGTCCGAAGACTACATCTATCACTCCACATATTCTGTGGATGACTATGCAAACTTCAACTTCACTGACTTATTCTGTAAGAAGAACAACGTCAGGCAGTTCGCCAGCTACTTCCTCCCACCCTTGTACTGGCTCGTGTTCATCGTGGGTGCCTTGGGCAACAGTCTGGTCATCCTTGTCTACTGGTACTGCACAAGAGTGAAGACCATGACTGACATGTTCCTTTTGAATTTGGCCATCGCTGACCTTCTCTTCCTTGTCACTCTTCCCTTCTGGGCCATTGCTGCTGCTGACCAGTGGAAATTCCAGACCTTCATGTGCAAAGTGGTAAACAGCATGTACAAGATGAACTTCTACAGCTGTGTGCTGCTGATCATGTGCATCAGCGTGGACAGGTACATCGCCATTGCTCAGGCCATGAAAGCGCAGACCTGGAGGCAGAAAaggcttctgtacagcaaaatgGTTTGCTTTACTGTCTGGGTGGTAGCAGCCATGCTCTGCATCCCAGAAATCCTGTACAGCCAAATCAAGGAGGAATCTGACATTACCATCTGCACCATGGTTTACCCTAGTGATGAGAGTACCAAACTGAAGTCGACTGTCTTGACCCTGAAGGTGATCCTGGggttcttccttccctttgtagTCATGGCTTGCTGCTACACCATCATTATTCACACTCTCATTCAAGCCAAGAAGTCATCCAAGCACAAGGCCCTGAGGGTGACCATCACTGTCCTTACTGTCTTCATCTTATCTCAGTTCCCTTATAACTGTGTTCTGTTGGTGCAGACCATTGACGCCTATGCCATGTTCATTTCCAGTTGTGCCATTTCCACCAACATTGACATCTGCTTCCAGGTCACTCAAACCATTGCCTTTTTCCACAGTTGCCTGAACCCTGTTCTCTATGTTTTTGTGGGTGAGAGATTCCGCCGGGATCTTGTGAAAACCCTGAAGAACTTTGGTTGCATCAGCCAGGCTCAGTGGGTTTCGTTtacaaggagagagggaagcttGAAGCTGTCTTCTATGTTGCTGGAGACAACCTCGGGAGCTCTCTCCCTCTGA